A part of Chlorocebus sabaeus isolate Y175 chromosome 4, mChlSab1.0.hap1, whole genome shotgun sequence genomic DNA contains:
- the LOC103225092 gene encoding small ubiquitin-related modifier 1-like, whose translation MANDLQCPNGRFCLPEAAAVRRPPGETTVIISDQEAKPLTEDLGDKKEGEYIKLKVIGQDSSEIHFKVKMTTHLKKLKESYCQRQGVPMNSLRFLFESQRIADDHTPKELGMEEEDVIEVYQEQTGSHSTV comes from the exons ATGGCCAATGACCTCCAGTGCCCAAACG GGAGGTTCTGCCTACCCGAGGCTGCTGCTGTGCGGAGACCCCCGGGTGAAACCACCGTCATCATATCTGACCAGGAGGCAAAACCTTTAACTGAGGACTTGGGGGATAAGAAGGAAGGTGAATATATTAAACTCAAAGTCATTGGACAGGATAGCAGTGAGATTCACTTCAAAGTGAAAATGACAACACATCTCAAGAAACTCAAAGAATCATACTGTCAAAGACAGGGCGTTCCAATGAATTCACTCAGGTTTCTCTTTGAGAGTCAGAGAATTGCTGATGATCATACTCCAAAAGAACTGGGAATGGAGGAAGAAGATGTGATTGAAGTTTATCAGGAACAAACGGGTAGTCATTCAACAGTTTag